From the Gemmatimonadaceae bacterium genome, one window contains:
- the rpsG gene encoding 30S ribosomal protein S7, with product MSRRKTAVKRSILPDARYDSQTVSKFINVLMYAGKKSTAERIFYGAMDLVESRTSQPGVNVFKQALANLKPVVEVKSRRVGGATYQVPVEVRPERRTALAMRWLISFSRDRNEKSMAEKLAAEVIAASKGEGNAIKKKEDTHRMAEANKAFAHYRW from the coding sequence ATGAGTCGCCGCAAAACTGCCGTCAAGCGCTCCATCCTCCCGGACGCGCGCTACGATTCGCAGACCGTCTCGAAGTTCATCAACGTGCTGATGTACGCCGGCAAGAAGTCCACGGCCGAGCGCATCTTCTACGGCGCGATGGACCTCGTCGAGAGCCGCACCAGCCAGCCGGGCGTGAACGTCTTCAAGCAGGCGCTGGCCAACCTGAAGCCCGTCGTCGAGGTGAAGAGCCGCCGCGTCGGTGGCGCCACTTACCAGGTGCCGGTCGAAGTGCGTCCCGAGCGCCGCACGGCGCTGGCGATGCGCTGGCTGATCTCGTTCTCGCGCGACCGCAACGAGAAGTCGATGGCCGAGAAGCTCGCCGCCGAGGTGATTGCCGCCTCGAAGGGCGAGGGCAACGCCATCAAGAAGAAGGAAGACACGCACCGGATGGCCGAAGCAAACAAGGCGTTTGCGCACTATCGGTGGTAG
- the rpsL gene encoding 30S ribosomal protein S12: protein MPTINQLVRQSRRDVSRKEKAPALKANPFKRGVCTRVYTTTPKKPNSALRKVARVRLVNGFEVTAYIPGEGHNLQEHSIVLIRGGRVKDLPGVRYHIVRGKLDASGVNGRNKSRSKYGTKKPKAGGK from the coding sequence ATGCCGACGATTAATCAGCTCGTCCGGCAGAGCCGCCGTGACGTCTCCCGCAAGGAGAAGGCTCCGGCTCTGAAGGCGAATCCGTTCAAGCGTGGCGTGTGCACCCGCGTGTACACCACGACTCCCAAGAAGCCGAACTCCGCGCTGCGCAAGGTGGCGCGTGTCCGCCTGGTCAACGGCTTCGAAGTCACCGCCTACATCCCCGGCGAAGGCCACAACCTGCAGGAGCACTCGATCGTGCTCATTCGCGGCGGCCGCGTGAAGGACCTTCCGGGCGTGCGCTACCACATCGTGCGCGGCAAGCTCGACGCCTCGGGCGTGAACGGCCGCAACAAGAGCCGTTCCAAGTACGGCACCAAGAAGCCGAAGGCGGGGGGTAAGTAA